A genomic region of Anopheles coustani chromosome 3, idAnoCousDA_361_x.2, whole genome shotgun sequence contains the following coding sequences:
- the LOC131268898 gene encoding integumentary mucin C.1-like has protein sequence MNKIIVVTFLVVCVLGYLSSTVDGSPARRKQQSSSSEESDERKQMVRDRKKGRRPDGGDREMSRRGSGNRRKGHSSEESGEMKMRRPASGSGKKKNKNRYRNRKPTTTTATTSTSTTTTTTTTAAPSSSNPPTVGSTRADISTTTASSSTTSTTPTTTTSSSPSITSSTTPSMTPTTTTSSSPSTTSSTTPSTTTTQNPTSTTTSSPSSTTAAPSSTTRRQQSRRDD, from the coding sequence atgaataaaatcatCGTGGTAACGTTCTTGGTGGTTTGTGTGCTTGGCTATCTGTCGTCCACTGTCGACGGGAGTCCCGCGCGTCGCAAGCAGCAGTCCAGCTCGTCGGAAGAATCCGACGAACGGAAGCAAATGGTGCGCGATCGGAAGAAAGGTAGAAGGCCTGATGGCGGCGATCGGGAAATGTCCCGGAGAGGATCGGGCAACCGAAGAAAGGGACATTCTTCGGAAGAAAGCGGTGAAATGAAGATGCGCCGACCGGCATCGGGgtcgggaaagaaaaagaataaaaatcgaTATAGGAACAGGAagccaacgacgacgacggctacCACTTCTACtagcacaaccaccaccaccaccacaaccgctGCTCCGTCAAGTTCAAACCCCCCTACTGTAGGATCAACTAGGGCGGACatctcaacaacaacagcttCTTCGTCCACGACTTCAACgacaccaaccaccaccacctcttcAAGCCCATCGATCACAAGTTCTACAACTCCTTCAATGACACCAACCACAACCACCTCTTCAAGCCCATCGACCACAAGTTCTACAACTCCTTCAACGACGACCACTCAGAATCCTACGTCAACCACAACGTCCTCACCAAGTTCTACAACAGCTGCCCCTTCCTCCACCACTCGCCGGCAACAATCCCGCCGGGACGATTAA
- the LOC131272463 gene encoding vesicular inhibitory amino acid transporter, with translation MAFLNNLRSVPMPPVKNMLNVALQTARQTIPSKQKQNGYEEAAGDSFGGGPAGAGGPGGASGGLRSPPQVPQRPQNVHFAETDTAGDTGGTAEMNPLNPFTNPKAYYQEDGMDQSGANQYQETGFNQGDFENGYQAGGYPPRQGSVQSFGSDSTFAGGCEGETPGGSKINEYQAAWNVTNAIQGMFIVSLPFAVLRGGYWAIIAMVGIAHICCYTGKILVQCLYEPDPQTGEPVRVRDSYVSIAKVCFGKKIGARVVSIAQIIELLMTCILYVVVCGDLMAGSFPDGALDTRSWMMLCGIFLLPLAFLKSLHHVSLLSFWCTMAHLLINAIIVGYCLLEIGDWGWSKVKWRMDFENFPISLGVIVFSYTSQIFLPTLEGNMEDRSKFNWMLDWSHIAAAAFKALFGYICFLTFQNDTQQVITNNLHSPGFKGLVNFCLVIKAVLSYPLPFFAACELLERAFFRGRPKTIFPVVWELDGELKVWGLAWRLTVILGTIMMAIFIPHFSILMGFIGSFTGTMLSFIWPCYFHLKLKGHLLDQKQRAYNYFIIFLGVLFCVVGIYDSGTALIHAFEIGLPF, from the exons ATGGCATTCCTTAACAACCTCCGCTCGGTTCCGATGCCTCCGGTAAAAAACATGCTGAACGTGGCGTTGCAAACGGCCCGCCAAACGATTCCCTCCAAGCAGAAACAGAATGGCTACGAGGAGGCGGCCGGAGACAGCTTCGGAGGCGGTCCTGCTGGTGCCGGTGGTCCTGGAGGTGCCTCCGGTGGGTTACGGTCTCCACCGCAGGTACCGCAAAGGCCACAAAATGTACACTTTGCCGAAACGGATA CTGCGGGTGACACTGGTGGAACGGCAGAGATGAATCCACTCAATCCATTCACGAATCCTAAGGCCTACTACCAAGAGGACGGTATGGATCAATCCGGTGCAAATCAGTACCAGGAGACGGGCTTCAATCAGGGTGATTTCGAAAATGGCTACCAAGCGGGCGGCTACCCTCCTAG ACAAGGCAGTGTGCAATCGTTTGGATCTGATAGCACCTTTGCGGGCGGTTGCGAGGGAGAAACTCCCGGCGGATCCAAGATCAACGAGTATCAGGCGGCCTGGAACGTTACCAATGCGATTCAG GGTATGTTCATCGTGTCGCTTCCGTTCGCGGTACTTCGAGGCGGTTACTGGGCGATCATTGCGATGGTCGGAATAGCGCACATCTGCTGCTACACCGGCAAGATACTGGTCCAGTGTCTGTACGAACCGGATCCGCAGACGGGTGAACCGGTACGGGTCCGCGACAGCTACGTGTCCATCGCGAAGGTGTGCTTCGGCAAGAAGATTGGCGCACGGGTCGTCAGCATAGCGCAGATCATCGAGCTGCTCATGACCTGCATCCTGTACGTGGTGGTCTGCGGCGACCTGATGGCCGGTTCGTTCCCGGACGGGGCGCTCGATACACGCTCCTGGATGATGCTGTGCGGTATCTTCCTGCTGCCGCTGGCCTTCCTGAAGTCGCTGCACCACGTCTCGCTGCTGTCGTTCTGGTGCACCATGGCCCATCTGCTGATCAACGCGATCATCGTCGGCTACTGCCTGCTGGAGATCGGCGACTGGGGCTGGAGTAAGGTCAAGTGGCGAATGGACTTTGAAAACTTTCCAATCTCACTTGGTGTTATTGTCTTCTCCTACACGTCGCAAATCTTCCTGCCCACGCTCGAGGGCAACATGGAGGATCGGTCCAAGTTCAACTGGATGCTCGACTGGTCGCACATTGCGGCGGCCGCGTTCAAGGCGCTGTTCGGGTACATCTGCTTCCTGACGTTCCAGAACGATACGCAGCAGGTCATCACGAACAATCTGCACTCGCCCGGGTTTAAGGGTTTGGTTAACTTCTGCCTGGTGATCAAGGCTGTCCTCAGCTATCCGCTCCCATTCTTTGCCGCCTGCGAGCTGCTCGAGCGGGCCTTCTTCCGTGGCCGACCGAAGACAATCTTCCCGGTCGTCTGGGAGCTCGACGGTGAGCTGAAGGTTTGGGGTCTCGCCTGGCGCTTGACCGTCATCCTCGGGACGATCATGATGGCCATCTTCATACCGCACTTTTCCATCCTGATGGGCTTCATCGGGAGCTTCACGGGCACGATGTTGAGCTTCATCTGGCCATGCTACTTCCATCTCAAGCTCAAGGGCCATCTGTTGGACCAGAAGCAGCGGGCGTACAACTACTTCATTATCTTTCTCGGTGTGCTGTTCTGCGTGGTCGGTATCTATGACTCGGGCACTGCTTTGATCCATGCGTTCGAGATCGGGCTGCCGTTCTAA